Proteins found in one Ammospiza nelsoni isolate bAmmNel1 chromosome 15, bAmmNel1.pri, whole genome shotgun sequence genomic segment:
- the TAF9B gene encoding transcription initiation factor TFIID subunit 9B: protein MEAAKMASPKSAPKDAQVMAQILKDMGITEYEPRVINQMLEFAYRYVTTILEDAKIYSSHAKKSSVDADDVRLAIQCRTDQSFTSPPPRDFLLDIARQKNQTPLPLIKPYSGPRLPPDRYCLTAPNYRLKSLQKKVSSTAGRITVPRLSVGAVSSRPSTPTLGTPSAQTVSVSAKVGAPVSLAGQRFTVQIPSSQPAGKSATPTTPTVQNVLINPSLIGPKNILITTNMVPPGAADPNPLKRKHEEDDDYDAL, encoded by the exons ATGGAGGCGGCCAAGATGGCGTCTCCCAAGAGCGCCCCTAAAGACGCGCAG GTGATGGCGCAGATCCTCAAGGACATGGGCATCACCGAGTACGAGCCGCGCGTCATCAACCAGATGCTGGAGTTCGCCTACA GATACGTCACCACCATCCTGGAGGACGCCAAGATCTACTCGAGCCACGCCAAGAAGTCGAGCGTGGACGCGGACGACGTGCGGCTGGCGATCCAGTGCCGCACCGACCAGTCCTTCACATCGCCCCCGCCCCGCGAC TTCCTGCTGGACATTGCCCGCCAGAAGAACCAGACGCCGCTGCCGCTGATCAAGCCGTACTCGGGCCCGCGGCTGCCGCCCGACAGGTACTGCCTGACTGCCCCCAACTACCGCCTGAAATCCCTGCAGAAGAAG GTCTCCTCCACAGCAGGCAGGATCACAGTCCCTCGCCTGAGCGTGGGCGCCGTGAGCAGCAGGCCCAGCACTCCCACTCTGG GCACCCCCTCAGCCCAGACCGTGTCGGTGTCAGCCAAGGTGGGCGCGCCGGTGTCGCTGGCGGGGCAGCGCTTCACGGTCCAGATCCCGTCCTCACAGCCTGCTGGGAAATCAG CCACTCCCACCACACCCACAGTGCAGAACGTCCTGATCAACCCCTCCCTGATTGGCCCCAAGAACATCCTGATCACCACCAACATGGTCCCACCCGGCGCCGCCGACCCCAACCCGCTCAAGAGGAAACACGAGGAGGACGACGACTACGACGCCTTGTGA